Genomic window (Egicoccus halophilus):
GGATTCAAGTGGGTCAGCATCGGTGCCGTCGTCGCGACGGTGCTGTGGCTGCTCGGCTCGGCCGCTTTCACGCTCTACGTGGAGAACTTCGGCAACTTCGGCGAGACCTACGGCGCGTTCGCCGGCGTCATCGTGCTGATGCTGTGGCTGCTGCTGACGGGCTTCGTCGTGCTGCTCGGCGCGGAGATCAACGCCGAGCAGGAGCGGCAGACCCAACGTGACACCACCGTCGGCGAACCCGAGCCGCTCGGCACCCGTGGGGCCAACGCGGCCGACACGACCCCCGAGCAGTACGAGGGTCGCCAGGAATGACCGTCTGCGCCGGCCGTGGGTCCGTGCCCGGACCCCGCCAGCGCGACGGCGCGACAGACGTGAGGGCCCCGTCGGCTCCAGCCGACGGGGTCCTTTCGGTGCGCAGACGACGACGCGCATGGTGCCGCCCGATCCAACGGCGCTGCGGGTCGTGCTTGCGGCCCCGATGGCCGCACGTGGCCTGCTGGACGCGGCGTCGGACGTCGTCGATCGCGGCGTTGGCGAGCTTGACGACGTGGAAGCAGTCCGCGACCAGCCGGGCGTTGTCGAACCCGACCTGCGGGTCGGTGGCCGCGGTGCGGTAGCCGGCGTGCGGGTCGAGCGCCACGGTGGCGACCTGGGCCCGCCAGACAGGATCCTGCTGCTCGAGCCAGCCGTGACCGCAGCCGCGTGGCGGCCCTCGACGACGTCGATCACGCGGTGACGGTCGAGGTCGACGAACACGGTTACGGAGCGGCGGCGGGTGTGCGAACGGGACGGGTTCATCACGGTCTCGTCGAGGCCGAACGCGACCACGCACTGACCATCGTGCTCGGCCAGCACGGTCTCGGCGTCGTCGCGCACCGCCCGCATCACGGTGTCCCACGACACCCCGAACGTGGCGGCGACCGAAGCGATCGAGCGGTTCTCGCCCGAGACCAGCCGGACCGCCTCGGCACGGGCACGCATGGTCAGGCACGCCCGTGGCTCGATCGTGGCCGCCCGTTCCCGGAACGTGCCGCACCCCTCGGCACAGACCAGCACGCGCTTGGCCCACAGCAGCACGACCGGACGACCGGCCACGGGCAGGTCACGAACGCGGTGCACGGCTCGGTCGTGGACACGGTGCAGGGCGAGCACGCCGCAACGGGTGCACGGACGCTCGCTGCGGGGCATCACGATGCGGACGATGGTCTCCTCGACGAACTCCCAGACGTCGGCGATCTCGAACTCGGGCAGGGCAAGCAGACAGGTAGCGTGGGTCACGTAGGGCCTCGTGGATGGGTGGCGTAGACACCTCCATCCTCGCGGGCCCTACACCCCTCTCACGGCATCCCCGGCAGCGGCCCACCCACGTTCATCTCGAAGGGCCGGCTCGAGCAGGTGGATCACGACGCGTCGGCCGTAGGCGCCGGTGGCGCCGGTGATCAGGATGGACATGGGAAAACGTGGGGTCCGGCCCGAGGAGATCGTGGCCGGCGGCCGGGACGAGCAGCGGCTCGCGGCCCTGGCCGACCGAGGCGTGCGCACCGCCCGGATCGACTTCGACGACCCGGCCACGTTCGACGCGGTCCTGCAGGCGGGCGACCGGCTGCTGCTCGTCTCCGCCACGGAGGAAGGCCGACGCATCGCGCAGCACCACCACGTGATCGAGGCTGCCGTCCGCGCCGGTGTGGAGCTGATGGTCTACACCAGCCTGCTGAACGCCGAGGACAGCCCCGTGTCGCTGGCCGTGGACCACCGCGTCACCGAGGCGTCGCTCGCCGCGTCCGGACTGCCGACGGTCGTGCTCCGCAACGACTGGTACCTCGAGAACTACACCGGACAGCTGGCGACGTACCAGCAGACCGGCGCCGTGCTCAGCGCCGCCGGTGACGGCCGCGTCGCCGGTGCCACCCGTGCGGATTCGCGAGGCAGCGGCGGTCGTGCTGACCGACGGCGACCACGCCGGCCGGGTGTACGAGCTCGACGGCGAGGCGTTCACCCAGGCCGAGCTCGCCGAGGCGGTCGCCGCGGCGACCGGCCAGGACATCGCCCACCACGACGTGTCCCTGGCCGACTTCCGGCAGACGATGCTCCAGGCCGGACTGCCGACGCCGTTGGTGGCGATGCTGGTCGGCGCCGAGGCAGCGATCGCGGCCGGTGCGCTCGACACCACCTCCACCGACCTCGCCGACCTCCTCGGGCGGCGACCGACGACGCTGCGGGACGCACTGACCGCAACGGCGAGCTGACCCTCTGGAAGCACGAACGTCGCTGACGGAATCGAGGGCAGGCAGCCCGTCGACAGCATGTCAGCAGCGGCGATCGGGAGTCTCTCCATCAGCAGGAGCGAAGGCTCGAGAAACGACGAAGCCCCGCTGGGACGTCCCAGCGGGGCTTCGTCGAGGGTGGACCGGATGGGATTTGAACCCACGACCCCCTCCATGCCATGGAGGTGCGCTGCCGGACTGCGCTACCGGCCCGTGTTTCGCCTGCCACGCGCTGCGTGCCGTGCGGCGGCGCAATGTACACGGTGGTGGCGGATGGGTCGAACCGGGCGTCGGGCAGCACCTCGCGGCGGCCTGCGGTCCGACCGGGGGAGGTGCCCCTGGCGGCTACGCTCCCGCGGACGTCCATGTGGCGTGATGTGGCGCGGTGCGCACACCGCTGATCGACTGCGAAGGAGTGTCCGTGAGCGACGGGCAGGCGACCCCCGCGACCGAGGTCGAGCGTTACGAGCCGCTCGCGTTCGAGCCCGCCCTGGCGGCGCGCTGGCACGACGAGCGCACCTACTCGCTCCCGCTCGAGGCGAACGCCGATGCGGACGGCTTCTACGCCCTGACGATGTTCCCGTACCCCAGCGGCGACCTGCACATGGGGCACGCGGAGATCTTCTCGATCCACGACACGTTGGTGCGTCACCTACGCATGCAGGGTCGCAACGTGCTCAACCCGATCGGCTGGGACGCGTTCGGTTTGCCGGCCGAGAACGCCGCCCGCAACCGCGGCGCCGACCCGGCGAAGTGGACCTACGACAACATCGCCGAGCAGCGCGCCACCATCGCCCGCCTCGGCTACTCGTTCGACTGGGACCGGGTGCTGCACACCTGCGACCCGGAGTACTACCGCTGGACCCAGTGGCTGTTCCTGCAGCTGTTCGACGCCGGCCTCGCCCACCGCCGCGCCGCCGCCGTCAACTGGTGCGAGGGCTGCCAGACCGTGCTCGCCAACGAGCAGGTCGTCGACGGTGCCTGCGAGCGCTGCGGCACCGTGGTGGTCCGCAAGCCCCTGACCCAGTGGTTCTTCCGCATCACCGACTACGCCGACGAACTGCTCGACGCGCTGCCGTCGCTCGACTGGCCCGAACGGGTCAAGACCCTGCAGCGCAACTGGATCGGGCGCTCCGAGGGCGCCGAGGTCACCTTCCGTACCGCAGAACCGGACGCCGACGGGCACGAGGCGGACGCCGACGAGCGGGTCGTGGTCTACACGACCCGTCCCGACACCCTCTACGGCGCGACCTACTTCGTGTTCGCACCCGAGCACCCGCTCGTCGAGGCCCGCATGGGCGACGACGCCGACTACCGGGCGTTCATGGACGAGGTCTCGCGCAAGTCGGAGATCGAACGACAGGCGGGCTTCGAGGCGACGGCGTCGGAGAAGGGCGCCGGCCGGGCCAAGCGCGGCCTGCGCCTGAACTTCGACATGCGCAACCCGGCCACGGGCGAGGCGATCCCGGCCTACGCCGCCGACTACGTGCTGATGGACTACGGGACCGGCGCGATCATGGCCGTGCCCGCCCACGACCAGCGTGACTTCGACTTCGCCCGGCAGGAGGGCCTCGAGGTCCGGGTCGTGGTCGCCCCCGACGACGGCACCGCCCTGGACGGTGCCACCATGACCGGGGCGTACGCCGGCGACGGTCACACGGTCAACTCGGCCGACTACGACGGGCTCGACTGGCGTGAGACCAAGCGGCGCATCACCGCCGACCTCGAACAGCGTGGTATCGCCAAGGCGACCGTCAACTACCGCCTGCGCGACTGGCTGATCTCCCGGCAGCGTTCGTGGGGTGCACCGATCCCGATCCTGCACTGCCCCTCGTGCGGCGAGGTCGCCGTACCGGAGGACCAGCTGCCGGTCCGCCTGCCCGACGACCTCGACTTCTCGGTCGCCGGCTCGCCGCTGGCGATGCACCCCACCTGGAAGCACGAGGTGGCCTGCCCGCAGTGCGGGTCCGACGACGCCGTCCGCGACACGGACACGATGGACACGTTCGTCGACTCGTCGTGGTACTTCCTGCGCTACCTCGACCCCCGCAGTGACACGCAGGCCTGGCCCGTCGACGCCGCCGGCCGGTGGCTGCCGGCCGACCAGTACACCGGTGGTGTCGAGCACGCCGTGCTGCACCTGCTCTACGCCCGGTTCGTGGTCAAGGCCATGCGCGACCGTGGCCTGGTCGCCGCCGACGAGCCGTTCCAGGCGCTGCTCAGCCAGGGACAGGTCATCCTCGGCGGCGCGGCGATGTCGAAGTCGAAGGGCAACCTCGTCGTGCCGGGGGAGGTGTACGAGACCTACGGCGCCGACGTCCTGCGTGGCACGATGCTGTTCGCCTCGCCGCCCGAGGACGACATCGACTGGGCCGACGTGTCACCCGGCGGCATGCACAAGTGGCTCTCGCGCGTGTGGCGCCTGAGCCTCGAACAGATCGCCCGTGAGGAGGCCGGACTGGGCGAGCCCGGCGAGTCCGACGCCGTCGCGGCGCTGCGCAAGGCGACCGCCGAGGCCATCGTCGGGGCGAGCGAGGACTACACGGCGCGCAAGTACAACACCGTCATCGCCAAGCTGATGACGCTGACCAACGCCGTGCTCGACGCGACGCGCAAGGAAGCCCACGGTCCGGCGGTCCGCGACGCGCTCGAGACGCTGCTGACACTGCTCGCGCCGATCTGCCCGTTCATCACCGAGGAGCTGTGGCGACGGTTCGGCCACAGCGACTCGGTCCACGAACAGCGGTGGCCGCAGGCCGACACCTCGCTGCTCGTCGAGGACGAGGTCACC
Coding sequences:
- the leuS gene encoding leucine--tRNA ligase — translated: MSVSDGQATPATEVERYEPLAFEPALAARWHDERTYSLPLEANADADGFYALTMFPYPSGDLHMGHAEIFSIHDTLVRHLRMQGRNVLNPIGWDAFGLPAENAARNRGADPAKWTYDNIAEQRATIARLGYSFDWDRVLHTCDPEYYRWTQWLFLQLFDAGLAHRRAAAVNWCEGCQTVLANEQVVDGACERCGTVVVRKPLTQWFFRITDYADELLDALPSLDWPERVKTLQRNWIGRSEGAEVTFRTAEPDADGHEADADERVVVYTTRPDTLYGATYFVFAPEHPLVEARMGDDADYRAFMDEVSRKSEIERQAGFEATASEKGAGRAKRGLRLNFDMRNPATGEAIPAYAADYVLMDYGTGAIMAVPAHDQRDFDFARQEGLEVRVVVAPDDGTALDGATMTGAYAGDGHTVNSADYDGLDWRETKRRITADLEQRGIAKATVNYRLRDWLISRQRSWGAPIPILHCPSCGEVAVPEDQLPVRLPDDLDFSVAGSPLAMHPTWKHEVACPQCGSDDAVRDTDTMDTFVDSSWYFLRYLDPRSDTQAWPVDAAGRWLPADQYTGGVEHAVLHLLYARFVVKAMRDRGLVAADEPFQALLSQGQVILGGAAMSKSKGNLVVPGEVYETYGADVLRGTMLFASPPEDDIDWADVSPGGMHKWLSRVWRLSLEQIAREEAGLGEPGESDAVAALRKATAEAIVGASEDYTARKYNTVIAKLMTLTNAVLDATRKEAHGPAVRDALETLLTLLAPICPFITEELWRRFGHSDSVHEQRWPQADTSLLVEDEVTIVVQVNGKLRARVRVAADADRETTEAAARAAVADQVTDEPRKVVVVPGRLVNLVV